The Pelagibacterium halotolerans B2 genome has a segment encoding these proteins:
- a CDS encoding DUF2865 domain-containing protein translates to MDGMISVRCTFAGSARLLIALLASLAFMIADMSAAMAQNQNCGQITAILRGIERNQMFQSFNGIARELQNRQVEVRQAENQWVASGCQQVLNAGQALSGQCQSIAQSITLGRSQVEQLTSMAQEGQTMAQNYQRVMADYQRYGCDTGQSGVTFGNEGTRGGLLNDIFGGGYDYVDGAFNPWSTQQTRRTVCVRTCDGFYWPISFSTTDDYVAQDAIRCHEMCPGTEVAMFSYRNPGEEPEDMISLSGTPYRSMPYAFRFREEIDTNCSCQTRETVGTIAVNGQGGQSRAIIDFGDLEFPLPQPDPRGTRQAEAVVADLIYVPLPRPRPRADGTADPQVQQPDLEGPDMRVVAFGNKDVRIVGPETPYVPEPEEAP, encoded by the coding sequence ATGGATGGTATGATTTCAGTTCGTTGTACTTTTGCCGGGTCGGCGCGCCTGCTGATCGCCCTTCTGGCATCTCTTGCCTTCATGATTGCCGATATGTCGGCGGCGATGGCGCAGAATCAGAACTGCGGACAGATCACCGCCATTCTGCGGGGCATCGAGCGCAACCAGATGTTTCAAAGCTTCAACGGCATTGCCCGGGAACTTCAGAATCGGCAGGTCGAGGTTCGTCAGGCCGAAAACCAGTGGGTCGCATCGGGTTGCCAGCAGGTTCTCAATGCCGGCCAGGCGCTTTCCGGTCAGTGCCAATCGATTGCCCAGTCGATTACTCTTGGGCGCAGCCAGGTCGAACAACTGACCTCGATGGCCCAGGAAGGGCAGACGATGGCCCAGAACTATCAGCGGGTCATGGCAGATTACCAACGCTATGGATGTGACACGGGCCAATCCGGTGTCACTTTCGGCAATGAGGGAACACGAGGCGGCCTGCTCAACGACATCTTCGGCGGTGGCTATGACTATGTCGACGGCGCCTTCAATCCCTGGAGCACGCAGCAGACCCGCCGCACGGTCTGCGTGCGCACCTGCGACGGGTTTTATTGGCCAATCAGCTTTTCCACGACCGACGACTATGTCGCGCAGGACGCCATTCGCTGCCACGAAATGTGTCCGGGAACCGAGGTTGCTATGTTTTCATACCGCAATCCGGGCGAAGAACCCGAAGACATGATTTCGCTATCAGGCACGCCCTATCGCTCGATGCCGTACGCGTTCCGCTTCCGTGAGGAGATAGACACGAATTGTTCGTGCCAGACCCGCGAGACTGTGGGAACGATTGCGGTTAACGGACAAGGCGGGCAGTCGCGTGCGATCATCGATTTCGGTGACCTGGAGTTTCCCCTGCCCCAGCCCGATCCGCGTGGAACACGACAGGCCGAAGCCGTAGTGGCCGATCTCATCTATGTGCCCCTGCCGCGGCCGCGGCCCCGCGCAGATGGCACTGCCGATCCCCAGGTACAGCAACCCGACCTGGAGGGACCCGACATGCGGGTCGTTGCGTTCGGAAACAAGGACGTCAGGATAGTCGGGCCAGAGACACCTTACGTCCCAGAACCGGAAGAAGCGCCTTGA